From one Gemmobacter sp. genomic stretch:
- a CDS encoding long-chain fatty acid--CoA ligase: protein MTRHASIPQMETVKGVAINADATQRPLLVDGCDTISTLFRQRAQADPARIAHREKTFGIWRAFSWGDYWTHAKWIGLGLRRLGLQRGEVVQILSEDRREWLYFDQGVQCVGGISSGIYTTDSSSQVAYILSDSRCRFLVVENEEQLDKFLDIPDGAPGVDKVIILDPEGLHDLKGERFLFLPQLYELGKLEDAEHPGSFEAEIDRAQPQDVALLIYTSGTTGAPKGAMLTHENIIHAIHGGLRNLAVKPGAEQLCFLPLCHIFERNNSAYFPIAARSVVNFAESPETVFENLREVSPEVFAAVPRVWEKIYSRVLILASEATWIGRLAYGLAMKAGLARAEAETGGRPLSPPGRLGVALADLLVFRNLRQLLGMNRLDQGISGAAPISPALIKWYRAIGVPVFEGYGMTENAANCTVNRPGADRLGTVGQAMPGIALRIAADGEIQSKGLANFPGYWNLPEKTAETFTDDGWLRTGDIGRIDADGFLTITGRLKDIIITAGGKNITPAEIESRLKFSHYISDAVIIGDRRKFLTALIMIDQENVEKFAQTHRVPFADFASLTRAPQVQELIRAEVDQVNKEFARVEQIKDFRLIDVLLTAEDEELTATMKLKRSFVEKKHKALIDDMYR from the coding sequence ATGACCCGCCACGCCAGCATTCCGCAGATGGAGACCGTCAAGGGCGTTGCGATCAACGCCGATGCCACCCAGCGCCCGCTGCTGGTGGATGGCTGCGACACGATTTCCACCCTGTTCCGCCAGCGCGCCCAGGCCGATCCCGCCCGCATCGCGCATCGGGAAAAGACGTTTGGCATCTGGCGCGCCTTCAGCTGGGGCGATTACTGGACCCATGCGAAATGGATCGGCCTTGGCCTGCGCCGCCTTGGCCTGCAGCGGGGCGAGGTGGTGCAGATCCTGTCCGAGGATCGCCGCGAATGGCTGTATTTTGATCAGGGCGTGCAATGCGTCGGCGGGATTTCCTCGGGCATCTACACGACCGATTCGTCGTCTCAGGTCGCCTATATCCTGTCGGACAGCCGCTGCCGGTTCCTGGTGGTGGAAAACGAGGAGCAGCTGGACAAGTTCCTGGATATTCCCGATGGCGCGCCGGGGGTGGACAAGGTGATCATCCTGGATCCCGAAGGGCTGCACGATCTGAAGGGCGAGCGGTTCCTGTTCCTGCCTCAGCTTTACGAGTTGGGAAAGCTGGAAGATGCCGAGCATCCCGGCAGTTTCGAGGCCGAGATCGACCGCGCCCAGCCGCAGGATGTGGCGCTGCTGATCTATACTTCGGGCACCACGGGGGCGCCCAAGGGCGCCATGCTGACGCATGAGAACATCATTCACGCCATTCACGGCGGCCTGCGCAACCTTGCGGTCAAGCCGGGGGCGGAACAGCTGTGCTTCCTGCCGCTGTGCCATATCTTTGAGCGCAACAATTCGGCCTATTTCCCGATCGCCGCGCGGTCGGTGGTGAATTTCGCCGAAAGCCCCGAGACGGTGTTCGAAAACCTGCGGGAGGTCAGCCCCGAAGTGTTCGCCGCTGTCCCTCGCGTGTGGGAAAAGATCTATTCCCGCGTGCTGATCCTGGCGTCCGAGGCCACCTGGATCGGCCGTCTGGCCTATGGTCTGGCGATGAAGGCCGGCCTGGCCCGGGCCGAGGCCGAGACCGGCGGCAGGCCGCTGTCCCCGCCTGGCCGGCTGGGGGTGGCGCTGGCCGACCTGCTGGTGTTCCGCAACCTGCGCCAGCTTCTGGGCATGAACCGGCTGGATCAGGGCATTTCCGGCGCCGCCCCCATCAGCCCCGCGCTGATCAAATGGTATCGCGCCATCGGCGTCCCGGTGTTCGAAGGCTATGGCATGACGGAAAATGCCGCCAACTGCACCGTCAACCGCCCCGGCGCCGACCGGCTGGGCACGGTGGGGCAGGCGATGCCCGGCATCGCCCTGCGCATCGCGGCCGACGGGGAAATCCAGTCAAAGGGGCTGGCGAATTTCCCCGGCTACTGGAACCTGCCGGAAAAAACGGCCGAGACCTTTACCGACGACGGCTGGCTGCGCACCGGCGACATCGGCCGCATCGACGCCGACGGGTTCCTGACCATCACCGGGCGGCTGAAGGACATCATCATCACCGCCGGGGGCAAGAACATCACGCCGGCCGAGATCGAAAGCCGGCTGAAGTTCAGCCACTATATCTCGGATGCCGTCATCATCGGCGACCGGCGCAAGTTCCTGACCGCGCTGATCATGATCGACCAGGAGAATGTCGAGAAATTCGCCCAGACCCACCGCGTGCCCTTTGCCGATTTCGCATCCCTGACCCGCGCGCCGCAGGTGCAGGAACTGATCCGGGCCGAGGTGGACCAGGTGAACAAGGAATTCGCCCGCGTGGAACAGATCAAGGATTTCCGCCTGATCGACGTCCTGCTGACCGCCGAGGACGAGGAACTGACCGCGACGATGAAGCTCAAACGCAGCTTCGTCGAGAAAAAGCACAAGGCACTGATCGACGACATGTATCGGTAG